The Nocardia vinacea genome contains the following window.
CCTACGAACACCGCAACAGCTTGAAGGGAACCGGAATTCCGGCGGATTCGGTGGTACTGAGCGCCCAGGAGGCGGCCGATCTGGCCGATCGCTGGTTCGCCGCCCGCTGCGCCGCCGAGGACGTCGCCACCGCCATCGGTGAGGGCGCCGACACCGAAGAGCTGAAGGCGTTGAGCGCCACACTGTTGACCCTCACCCGCGAGGCAGAACGGCTGCGGTGAGCTTCGACCGCTAGCCGAGCCTGCGCTCTTCGACCGACGTGCTCAGGTTCGTGCCGTTGAGATCCAGGTACAGCAGTCGCTCGGTAATCGATACCGTGACCGTGTTGCGGCGTCCGATCGGGGCTACCGCGGAAGCGATGAAGTCGCGACCGAAGCTGTACAGCGGAATCGCTTCGGCACGGTGGATCCGCTTACCGGTGAGCTGTGCGAGCACCTTGGCCGGGTCGCGATGGGTGTAGATGGCAACGCGCTCAGCCGATTTGCTCCCGCGGTGCACGCGATCGGCATCGGGTGCACCGACCTCGATCCAGGCGGTGAGCCGTCCGGTGAGATCGCGCACCAGCACCGCGGGCTCGCTGGTGGACGACACACCGCCGTCGCTGAAGGCGATGCCTTCCTCGTACTCGAGGCAGTAGGCGAGCAGTCGCGTCAGCATGAACTCGGCGGTTTCGGACGGGTGGCGCGCA
Protein-coding sequences here:
- a CDS encoding YaeQ family protein, translating into MAISATLHNFAVQLADVDRGVYQELELRVARHPSETAEFMLTRLLAYCLEYEEGIAFSDGGVSSTSEPAVLVRDLTGRLTAWIEVGAPDADRVHRGSKSAERVAIYTHRDPAKVLAQLTGKRIHRAEAIPLYSFGRDFIASAVAPIGRRNTVTVSITERLLYLDLNGTNLSTSVEERRLG